The following is a genomic window from Halarcobacter mediterraneus.
TCAATAAAAACCTCTCCAAAATATTTAATTGAGAAATTAAAGAAAGAGAAAGAAGAATCTCAGTAATAGAAAAAATCTATTACTGAAATTATATATTTAGTTCATATCAGGTTTTGGTGTATTTATTGTACTTGCTGGTAAAATAGGGTAAGAAACATCAGGTTTTTCACCTGTTAATGCTTTTAAGAAAGTAACAATTTTTTTAGAATCATCATTTGAAATTGAAATTCCTAATTGAGTAGACCCCATTTCTTTAACTGCATCTGCTAAAGACCAAATACCACCATTATGGAAATATGGTGCTGTTTCTTCAATATTTCTTAAAGTTGGAGTTTTTACCATACCATTTTCATCACCTTGAAAACCACCTAAAGATGCAAACTTATATTTTTTTGCTACTTGGAATGGTTGCATAGTTCCACCTAAACCAATATCATTATGACATGATGCACAACCTTTATCTACAAAAAGGTTTAAACCTTCTTTTTCAGCAGGAGTTAATGCATCTAAGTCTCCATGTAGAAACTTATCAAATCTTGATGGAGTAACTAAAGTTCTCTCAAAAATAGCAATAGTATCTGCAATAAGTTTGAAATCAATTTTTACATCATCTCCATAAGCTTTTTTAAATTCTTCAACATAAGCAGGAATAGAAGTTACTCTAGCTACAACTAATTCAGCAGGTGCAGCCATTTCTGGACCAGCTTGGATTGGACCTTGAGCTTGATCTTCTAAGTGAGGACTTCTTCCATCCCAAAATTGTACTTTATTTAAAACAGAGTTATAAACTGTAGGTGAGTTTAAATGAGCTGGATTTGCAGTCCATTTATGTCCAACTGCAGCTGCTACACCATCAGCTCCACCTAAACCTAAATTATGACAGGTATTACATGAAATAAGACCACTTTTTGAAAGTCTTGGTTCAAAATATAATTTTTTACCTAACTCTACTTTGTTTTCAGTAATTGGATTTTTTGGATCATCAACTAATTTTAATAGTTCTAATTGGCTTTGAGGAATTGGTTTAACACCTGAGTTTTTTACTTTTTCTAATAATTCAGAATCACTACTTGCCAAAGCACATGTTCCTACTAATACTAAACTTGCTACTACACTTGCC
Proteins encoded in this region:
- a CDS encoding cytochrome-c peroxidase, producing the protein MKTASVVASLVLVGTCALASSDSELLEKVKNSGVKPIPQSQLELLKLVDDPKNPITENKVELGKKLYFEPRLSKSGLISCNTCHNLGLGGADGVAAAVGHKWTANPAHLNSPTVYNSVLNKVQFWDGRSPHLEDQAQGPIQAGPEMAAPAELVVARVTSIPAYVEEFKKAYGDDVKIDFKLIADTIAIFERTLVTPSRFDKFLHGDLDALTPAEKEGLNLFVDKGCASCHNDIGLGGTMQPFQVAKKYKFASLGGFQGDENGMVKTPTLRNIEETAPYFHNGGIWSLADAVKEMGSTQLGISISNDDSKKIVTFLKALTGEKPDVSYPILPASTINTPKPDMN